Proteins found in one Aliidongia dinghuensis genomic segment:
- a CDS encoding MFS transporter, translating into MDKTLEQRTIRKISWRLLPLIVVIYFVAYIDRTNVSFASFGMTRDLGLDAYIYGWGAGIFFLGYFLFEVPSNLMLERFGARRWIARIMISWGVMAALTALSRGPASFLLFRFLLGATEAGFFPGIILYLTYWFPAAYRARVISALFLAVPGSNAVTAAASAAVLKMDGLWGVPGWQWLYVVEALPAVLLAFVVLAVMTERPADAAWLDAEEKAWLEGRLAAERQAVLQGRPPEGRWAVLFDRRALVLAAIYLTIVTATYGITFFLPLIINAMGASETETGLLTAVPYLIGTVGMVLWAISSDRRRERRWHYIVACLIGAGGLALTGFIGGSWWALAAMSVATIGIYGAKPSFWPLPSEFLTGTAAAGGIALVNSIGNLGGFVGPYIVGWIKQSSGGYEGGLYFLAGCAFLSAVIAFFTIRPRTEVEAARPYPEAGASRSA; encoded by the coding sequence ATGGACAAGACGCTCGAGCAACGGACGATCCGCAAGATCTCCTGGCGCCTGCTGCCGCTCATCGTGGTGATCTATTTCGTCGCCTACATCGACCGGACGAACGTCAGCTTCGCCTCCTTCGGCATGACGCGCGATCTCGGGCTCGACGCCTATATCTATGGCTGGGGCGCCGGCATCTTCTTCCTGGGCTACTTCCTGTTCGAAGTGCCGTCCAACCTGATGTTGGAGCGGTTCGGCGCGCGGCGCTGGATCGCGCGCATCATGATCAGCTGGGGCGTCATGGCGGCCTTGACTGCGCTCTCGCGCGGGCCGGCGAGCTTTCTCCTGTTCCGCTTCCTCCTGGGTGCCACCGAGGCCGGTTTCTTCCCCGGCATCATCCTTTATCTCACCTACTGGTTCCCGGCCGCCTATCGGGCGCGCGTCATCTCGGCCCTGTTCCTGGCGGTGCCCGGCTCGAACGCGGTGACCGCGGCGGCCTCTGCCGCCGTCCTCAAGATGGACGGGCTCTGGGGCGTGCCGGGCTGGCAATGGCTCTATGTCGTCGAGGCGCTGCCGGCCGTGCTGCTTGCCTTCGTCGTGCTGGCGGTCATGACCGAGCGGCCGGCGGATGCCGCCTGGCTCGATGCCGAAGAAAAGGCCTGGCTCGAAGGGCGGCTCGCGGCCGAGCGCCAGGCGGTGCTGCAGGGCCGGCCGCCTGAGGGCCGCTGGGCGGTATTGTTCGACCGCCGCGCGTTGGTGCTTGCGGCGATCTATCTGACGATCGTCACAGCGACCTATGGCATCACCTTCTTTCTGCCGCTCATCATCAACGCGATGGGTGCCAGCGAGACCGAGACCGGCTTGCTCACCGCAGTGCCCTACCTGATCGGTACGGTCGGCATGGTGCTCTGGGCGATCTCGTCCGACCGGCGGCGCGAGCGGCGCTGGCACTATATCGTCGCGTGCCTCATCGGTGCCGGCGGCCTGGCGCTCACCGGCTTCATCGGTGGTTCCTGGTGGGCGCTCGCCGCCATGTCGGTCGCGACGATCGGCATCTATGGCGCCAAGCCGTCGTTCTGGCCGCTGCCGTCCGAGTTCCTGACCGGCACGGCCGCGGCCGGCGGCATCGCGCTCGTCAATTCGATCGGCAATCTCGGCGGCTTCGTCGGGCCCTATATCGTCGGCTGGATCAAGCAATCCTCCGGCGGCTATGAGGGTGGGCTCTACTTCCTGGCCGGCTGCGCGTTCCTGTCGGCCGTGATCGCCTTCTTCACGATCCGGCCCCGCACCGAGGTCGAGGCGGCGCGGCCCTATCCCGAGGCTGGAGCCAGCCGGTCGGCCTGA
- a CDS encoding dihydrodipicolinate synthase family protein yields MKTTPVTPADLAQSVLAVPPLARHADLSLNAAANKAQIRHLEAGGVTTLLYGGNANLYNVGLAEYPALLDLLEEAAAPDSWVIPSIGPDYGRLIDQARILRGRAFPTAMALPMALQSTPAGVEQGLARTAEAFGRPLIIYVKSAAYLAPDALARLVDAGAVCAIKYAIEREDPGQDEYLTRLVDLVDRRLIVSGMGERPTISHLLDFKLAAFTSGSVCIAPRSSQALLRALKRGDAAMAQKLRERFLPLETLRDRLSQIRVMHEAVTLSGVADMGPMLPMLSNIGPEHHAEIHETARTLLALDAEPLEGAA; encoded by the coding sequence ATGAAGACGACACCGGTGACGCCGGCCGACCTCGCCCAATCGGTGCTGGCGGTTCCGCCGCTCGCCCGTCATGCCGACCTCAGCCTGAACGCGGCGGCCAACAAGGCGCAGATCCGCCATCTCGAGGCTGGCGGCGTCACCACGCTGCTCTATGGCGGCAATGCCAATCTCTACAACGTTGGCCTTGCGGAATATCCGGCGCTGCTGGACCTGCTCGAAGAGGCGGCGGCGCCCGACAGCTGGGTCATTCCGTCGATCGGTCCCGATTATGGCCGCTTGATCGACCAGGCGCGCATCCTGCGCGGCCGGGCGTTCCCGACGGCGATGGCGCTGCCCATGGCGCTGCAGTCGACCCCGGCCGGCGTCGAGCAGGGGCTCGCCCGCACGGCCGAGGCATTCGGCCGGCCGCTCATCATCTATGTGAAGTCGGCCGCCTATCTGGCGCCCGATGCGCTGGCGCGGCTCGTCGATGCCGGCGCCGTCTGCGCCATCAAGTACGCGATCGAGCGCGAAGATCCGGGTCAGGACGAGTATCTGACGCGCCTCGTCGACCTGGTCGACCGCCGCCTGATCGTGAGCGGCATGGGCGAGCGGCCGACCATCAGCCACCTGCTCGATTTCAAGCTGGCCGCCTTCACCTCGGGCTCGGTCTGCATCGCGCCGCGCAGTTCCCAGGCGCTGCTCCGGGCGCTGAAGCGCGGCGACGCCGCCATGGCGCAGAAGCTGCGCGAGCGCTTCCTGCCGCTCGAAACCCTGCGCGACCGCCTCAGCCAGATCCGCGTGATGCATGAGGCGGTGACGCTGTCGGGCGTTGCCGACATGGGCCCGATGCTGCCGATGCTGAGCAATATCGGCCCCGAGCATCATGCCGAGATCCACGAGACGGCGCGCACGCTCTTGGCGCTCGACGCCGAGCCGCTGGAGGGAGCGGCCTGA
- a CDS encoding FadR/GntR family transcriptional regulator, with protein MSRLLAARHETELGSDAAPAFRTPRRAPRLADQLYEEILGQIVAGKLPTGARLPSETRLGAIFGVSRPVIREAISRLQADGLVATRHGAGTFVLRRPGPEFLRLAPIGSIADLMRCCEYRIAVEGEAAALAAERRTPEALAEIEAALAALDRVIERGEVGAEADNRFHVAIAKASQNELFRASLDALSSHIFAGMTVARNLTLGHSRERLLLVQDEHRRIVEAIRAGDAEEARRVMRQHIDNARARMLGDPHGLSPSPADELAQET; from the coding sequence TTGAGCCGGTTGCTCGCAGCCCGCCATGAAACGGAACTCGGCAGCGACGCGGCACCGGCGTTCCGCACGCCGCGCCGGGCGCCGCGGCTCGCCGACCAACTCTATGAGGAGATCCTCGGCCAGATCGTCGCCGGCAAGCTGCCGACCGGTGCTCGCTTGCCGTCGGAGACCCGGCTTGGCGCGATCTTCGGCGTCTCGCGCCCGGTGATCCGGGAGGCGATCTCGCGCCTGCAGGCCGACGGGCTGGTCGCGACACGCCACGGCGCCGGCACCTTCGTCCTGCGCCGCCCTGGCCCCGAGTTCCTGCGCCTGGCACCGATCGGCAGCATCGCCGACCTGATGCGCTGCTGCGAATATCGCATTGCGGTCGAAGGCGAAGCGGCGGCCCTCGCGGCAGAGCGCCGGACGCCCGAGGCGCTCGCAGAGATCGAGGCGGCGCTGGCGGCGCTCGACCGGGTGATCGAGCGCGGCGAGGTCGGCGCCGAGGCCGACAACCGCTTCCATGTCGCGATCGCCAAGGCGAGCCAGAACGAGCTGTTCCGCGCGAGCCTCGATGCGCTGTCGAGCCACATCTTCGCCGGCATGACCGTCGCGCGGAACCTGACGCTCGGCCACAGCCGGGAACGGCTATTGCTGGTTCAGGACGAGCATCGCCGCATCGTCGAAGCGATCCGCGCCGGCGACGCCGAGGAGGCCCGGCGCGTCATGCGCCAGCACATCGACAACGCGCGCGCCCGCATGCTGGGCGATCCGCACGGGCTGTCGCCCTCGCCCGCTGACGAGCTCGCCCAAGAGACCTAG
- a CDS encoding DUF2161 domain-containing phosphodiesterase, translated as MSEAETALYPPIKRFLEAQGFEVKGEIGGCDIVALKAGEPPLVVVTELKRAFTLELVLQGVDRAAACDEVWLAVRASPSGRGREGDRRVKKLCRLLGFGLLLVSSTASVDVLVEPTQWRPRADKKRRARLVREHHRRAGDPAPGGSTRRAPLMTAYRQQALACAAGLAQGPARPKDLRPQVPDAAQILQRNYYGWFDRVARGVYALTDAGRAALEQWPALGAASGGGS; from the coding sequence GTGTCCGAGGCGGAAACGGCGCTCTATCCGCCGATCAAGCGCTTCCTCGAGGCCCAGGGCTTCGAGGTCAAAGGCGAGATCGGCGGCTGCGATATCGTGGCGCTCAAGGCGGGCGAGCCGCCGCTCGTCGTCGTGACCGAGCTGAAGCGCGCCTTCACGCTGGAACTGGTGCTGCAGGGCGTCGATCGCGCCGCGGCCTGCGACGAGGTCTGGCTCGCCGTCCGCGCCTCGCCGTCGGGGCGCGGGCGCGAGGGCGACCGGCGGGTGAAGAAGCTCTGCCGCCTGCTGGGCTTCGGCCTACTGCTGGTCTCGTCCACGGCCAGTGTCGACGTGCTGGTCGAGCCAACCCAATGGCGGCCGCGCGCCGACAAGAAGCGCCGGGCGCGCCTCGTGCGCGAGCATCACCGCCGCGCGGGCGATCCGGCCCCGGGCGGCTCGACCCGCCGCGCGCCGCTCATGACCGCCTATCGCCAGCAGGCGCTCGCCTGCGCCGCCGGGCTCGCCCAAGGTCCCGCCCGGCCCAAGGACTTGCGCCCGCAGGTGCCCGACGCCGCCCAGATTCTGCAGCGCAATTACTACGGCTGGTTCGACCGGGTCGCGCGCGGGGTCTATGCGCTCACCGATGCAGGCCGCGCCGCGCTGGAGCAATGGCCGGCGCTGGGTGCCGCTTCGGGCGGCGGATCCTAG
- a CDS encoding DUF5666 domain-containing protein, with product MRKQILTALTLGAVFLAGAASAETAPTPVRTRATVESVTDNAITVKPRTGAAVTIALTPDTHFVAVSHGAIADIQPNSYIGTAAAPQPDGSLKAIEVTVFPESMRGTGDGHYAWDLPNASTMTNGAVGKLDSAHGRTLTVDYKGGEKQVTVPDDVPVVTLAPGDRGLLKAGVHVVVFGPKAADGTLSANAVLAGVNGVVPPM from the coding sequence ATGCGCAAGCAGATCCTCACCGCACTTACCCTCGGCGCCGTGTTCCTCGCCGGCGCCGCTTCGGCCGAAACCGCGCCGACGCCTGTGCGCACGCGGGCGACGGTCGAGTCCGTGACCGACAATGCCATCACGGTCAAGCCGCGCACGGGTGCGGCCGTCACGATCGCGCTTACGCCCGACACGCACTTTGTCGCCGTCTCGCATGGCGCGATCGCCGATATCCAGCCGAACAGCTACATCGGCACGGCGGCGGCGCCGCAGCCGGACGGCAGCCTGAAGGCGATCGAGGTCACCGTGTTCCCCGAGAGCATGCGCGGCACCGGCGACGGGCACTATGCCTGGGACCTGCCGAACGCCAGCACCATGACGAACGGCGCCGTCGGCAAGCTCGACAGCGCGCATGGTCGCACGCTTACGGTCGATTACAAGGGCGGTGAGAAACAGGTCACCGTGCCGGACGACGTGCCGGTCGTGACGCTGGCACCTGGCGACCGCGGCCTGTTGAAAGCGGGCGTCCATGTCGTCGTCTTCGGCCCGAAGGCGGCCGACGGCACGCTCTCGGCCAACGCCGTGCTCGCCGGCGTGAACGGCGTCGTGCCGCCGATGTGA
- a CDS encoding GntR family transcriptional regulator produces MTEETSGGLEPIRAEQQLSLADHAYARIRAAILTGVFAPGRRLRERQLAEELAISTTPIKEALKRLEHEGLIVTAPRRGTFVSYSPEKSSEMALIRAALESVVVRLAAMKITDAEVAMLEAHLATMRLATEAADHEAVVASNAQFHALIDRIADNAYLRQLLETLKVYDELNRRRVLKAAGEAAQGLAEHAAILEALAARDPELAERRMREHILRSSARGTAEG; encoded by the coding sequence ATGACGGAGGAGACATCGGGCGGCCTTGAGCCGATTCGGGCTGAGCAGCAGCTGAGCCTGGCCGATCATGCCTATGCCCGGATCCGGGCCGCGATCCTCACGGGCGTCTTCGCGCCGGGCCGGCGCCTGCGCGAGCGGCAGCTGGCCGAGGAACTCGCCATCAGCACGACGCCGATCAAGGAGGCGCTGAAGCGGCTCGAGCACGAGGGCCTGATCGTGACGGCCCCCCGGCGCGGCACCTTCGTCAGCTATTCGCCGGAGAAATCGTCGGAGATGGCGCTCATCCGTGCGGCGCTCGAAAGCGTCGTCGTGCGGCTCGCGGCGATGAAGATCACCGACGCGGAAGTCGCGATGCTCGAGGCGCACCTCGCGACCATGCGGCTGGCGACGGAGGCGGCCGACCACGAGGCGGTCGTGGCGAGCAACGCCCAGTTCCACGCCTTGATCGACCGGATCGCCGACAATGCCTATCTGCGCCAGCTCCTGGAGACGCTCAAGGTCTATGACGAGCTCAACCGCCGCCGTGTGCTGAAGGCGGCGGGCGAGGCGGCGCAGGGGCTGGCGGAGCATGCGGCGATCCTTGAAGCGCTCGCCGCGCGCGACCCGGAGCTCGCGGAGCGGCGGATGCGCGAGCATATCCTGCGGTCGAGCGCGCGCGGGACGGCAGAAGGTTGA
- a CDS encoding SDR family NAD(P)-dependent oxidoreductase, producing the protein MEPRNATVAVVGAGDFIGAAIAKRFAAEGFTVFAGRRNGEKLAPLVAEIEAQGGRAVGRTLDARQEDQITSFLAEADATAPLECCIFNIGANVNFPLIDTTERVFRKVWEMACYGGFLTAREAARLMLPRGRGALFFTGATASLRGGPGYAAFASAKFGLRAVAQSAARELGPRNIHVAHLIIDAAVDTEWVRQRIAAREGAAVLETLEPDRLMDPASVAETYWQLYRQPRDAWTFETEIRPFGEKW; encoded by the coding sequence ATGGAGCCAAGGAACGCGACGGTTGCGGTCGTCGGCGCCGGCGACTTCATCGGAGCCGCCATCGCGAAGCGCTTCGCCGCCGAGGGCTTCACCGTGTTCGCCGGCCGGCGCAACGGCGAGAAGCTGGCGCCGCTCGTGGCCGAGATCGAGGCCCAAGGCGGCCGGGCTGTCGGCCGCACGCTCGATGCCCGGCAGGAGGATCAGATCACGAGCTTCCTTGCCGAAGCGGACGCGACGGCGCCGCTCGAGTGCTGCATCTTCAACATCGGCGCCAACGTCAATTTCCCGCTCATCGACACGACGGAGCGCGTGTTCCGCAAAGTGTGGGAGATGGCTTGCTACGGCGGGTTCCTGACGGCGCGCGAGGCGGCGCGGCTGATGCTGCCACGCGGCCGGGGCGCGCTGTTCTTCACCGGCGCTACCGCAAGCCTGCGCGGCGGCCCCGGCTATGCCGCCTTCGCCAGCGCCAAGTTCGGCCTGCGCGCGGTCGCTCAGAGTGCCGCCCGCGAGCTCGGGCCCCGGAACATCCATGTGGCACACCTGATCATCGACGCGGCAGTCGATACCGAATGGGTGCGCCAGCGCATCGCCGCGCGCGAGGGGGCGGCAGTGCTCGAGACGCTCGAGCCCGACCGGCTCATGGACCCGGCTTCGGTCGCCGAGACCTATTGGCAGCTCTATCGCCAGCCGCGCGACGCCTGGACCTTCGAGACCGAGATCCGCCCCTTCGGCGAGAAATGGTGA
- a CDS encoding lactonase family protein, whose protein sequence is MKHRFRSGILAAALGLGLLAGQAGAATMVYVSNADSKDIYVLTLDNRSGAVKLVEKVPVTGTVMPLAISPNHRYLYASLRSEPFSVSSFAIDQATGRLGLLSTVPLPDNMAYLSTDKTGRLLFGASYTGDKISVNPIGPQGFVQPQPIDVIPTRKNAHSIVTDPSNHYVFASNLGGDIILQYKLDPVSGHLTANGTPFVETKQGAGPRHILFHPNGRLVYATNELDGTVNTYKFDPAAGTLTLIASTSAMPDGFTGGKPWTSDLHITPDGRFLYVAERTSSTLAGFRIDGETGALTPIAHTQTEAQPRGFNIDPRGHFLLAVGQKSNGMSVYAINGDTGALTSLGHHEMGKNPNWVEILDIP, encoded by the coding sequence ATGAAGCATCGTTTCAGGTCCGGCATTCTCGCCGCCGCATTGGGATTGGGCCTGCTGGCGGGCCAGGCCGGCGCCGCCACCATGGTCTATGTCTCGAATGCGGACAGCAAAGACATCTATGTCCTGACGCTCGACAACCGGAGCGGCGCGGTCAAGCTGGTCGAGAAGGTGCCGGTCACCGGCACGGTGATGCCGCTCGCGATCAGCCCGAACCACCGCTACCTCTACGCGTCGCTGCGCTCGGAGCCGTTCTCGGTCTCGAGCTTCGCGATCGACCAGGCGACGGGCCGGCTCGGCCTGCTGTCGACCGTGCCGCTGCCCGACAACATGGCCTATCTCTCGACCGACAAGACCGGCCGTCTCCTGTTCGGCGCGTCCTATACGGGCGACAAGATCTCGGTCAACCCGATCGGGCCGCAGGGCTTCGTCCAGCCGCAGCCGATCGATGTCATCCCGACCCGCAAGAACGCCCATTCGATCGTGACCGACCCGTCGAACCACTATGTCTTCGCCTCCAACCTCGGCGGCGACATCATCCTGCAGTACAAGCTCGACCCGGTCTCAGGCCACCTGACGGCGAACGGGACGCCATTCGTCGAGACCAAGCAAGGCGCGGGCCCGCGCCACATCCTGTTCCATCCGAACGGCCGCCTCGTCTATGCGACGAACGAGCTCGACGGCACGGTCAACACCTACAAGTTCGATCCGGCCGCGGGCACGCTCACGCTCATCGCCTCGACCTCGGCCATGCCGGACGGCTTCACCGGCGGCAAGCCGTGGACCTCCGACCTGCACATCACGCCGGACGGCCGCTTCCTCTATGTCGCGGAGCGGACCTCAAGCACGCTCGCGGGCTTCCGCATCGACGGCGAGACCGGCGCGCTCACGCCCATCGCCCATACGCAGACCGAGGCTCAGCCGCGCGGCTTCAACATCGATCCGCGCGGCCACTTCCTGCTCGCCGTCGGCCAGAAATCGAACGGCATGTCGGTCTATGCCATCAACGGCGATACCGGCGCGCTGACATCGCTCGGGCATCATGAAATGGGCAAGAACCCGAACTGGGTCGAGATTCTCGATATCCCCTGA
- a CDS encoding MATE family efflux transporter has protein sequence MTATSPAAPRFVSGPILRHVIVMAGTGAIGLIAVFAVDLANLFYISILGQKPIAAAIGFAGAVGFFQTAISIGMTIGVGAVASREIGAGRREEARRIAGASVALMVIVGAIVGIGTVLALGPILDFLGAAGETRRLAAGYLTITSPSLPLTAAGMGFAALLRAAGDARRAMNVTLAGAVATALLDPLFIFGLHLDLEGAAIATVLARLLLCGLGWHAAHRRHDLLARIEPRHLWQDVHPVLAIAGPAILTNLATPVGAAYVTRAMAGFGPDAVAGQATIDRISPVAFGLVYALTGAVGPILGQNLGAGRLDRLRETLRDSLLVVLATVLAAWAVLAAAERAILFVFSAEGDARVLIDLFCSWLAGGFVFTGCLFVANAAFNNLGYPLLSTLFNWGRATLGTIPFVAIGRAYGPTGVLYGQTLGSFVFGLIAVIVAFRVTRRLRAVPPSAVEHGLAIPSGSGRAALATLAAPAARSNRG, from the coding sequence ATGACCGCGACCTCGCCCGCCGCTCCGCGCTTCGTCTCCGGCCCGATCCTGCGGCACGTGATCGTCATGGCCGGGACCGGGGCGATCGGCCTCATCGCGGTCTTCGCCGTCGACCTCGCCAACCTGTTCTACATCTCGATCCTCGGGCAGAAACCGATCGCGGCGGCAATCGGCTTCGCGGGTGCCGTGGGCTTCTTCCAGACCGCGATCTCGATCGGCATGACCATCGGCGTCGGTGCCGTCGCCTCGCGCGAGATCGGCGCCGGCCGGCGCGAGGAGGCGCGGCGGATCGCCGGCGCCAGCGTCGCCCTGATGGTCATTGTGGGTGCCATCGTCGGCATCGGCACCGTGCTGGCGCTTGGGCCCATCCTCGATTTCCTGGGTGCTGCGGGTGAGACGCGCCGGCTTGCCGCGGGCTATCTCACCATCACCTCGCCGTCACTGCCGCTGACCGCGGCCGGCATGGGTTTCGCCGCCCTGCTGCGCGCGGCCGGCGACGCGCGGCGCGCGATGAACGTGACGCTCGCAGGTGCGGTCGCGACCGCATTGCTAGATCCGCTGTTCATCTTCGGCCTGCACCTCGATCTCGAGGGGGCGGCGATCGCGACGGTGCTCGCACGCCTGCTGTTGTGCGGCCTCGGCTGGCACGCGGCCCATCGGCGGCACGACCTGCTGGCGCGGATCGAGCCCAGGCACCTGTGGCAGGACGTGCACCCGGTGCTGGCGATCGCTGGCCCGGCGATCCTGACCAATCTCGCGACTCCGGTGGGTGCCGCCTATGTGACGCGCGCGATGGCCGGGTTCGGGCCTGACGCCGTGGCCGGGCAGGCGACAATCGACCGGATCTCGCCGGTCGCCTTCGGCCTCGTCTATGCGCTGACCGGCGCGGTCGGGCCGATCCTGGGACAAAACCTGGGTGCCGGCCGGCTCGACCGGCTGCGCGAGACGCTGCGCGACAGCCTGCTGGTCGTGCTGGCGACCGTGCTCGCCGCCTGGGCGGTCCTGGCGGCGGCCGAGCGCGCGATCCTCTTTGTCTTTTCCGCCGAGGGCGACGCACGCGTGCTGATCGACCTGTTCTGCTCCTGGCTCGCCGGCGGCTTCGTCTTCACGGGGTGCCTGTTCGTCGCGAATGCTGCGTTCAACAACCTCGGCTATCCGCTGTTGTCGACGCTGTTCAACTGGGGTCGGGCGACGCTCGGCACGATCCCGTTCGTGGCGATCGGCCGCGCCTACGGCCCGACCGGCGTGCTCTATGGCCAGACCCTGGGCTCGTTCGTGTTCGGGCTCATCGCCGTCATCGTGGCGTTCCGGGTGACGCGCCGGCTGCGCGCCGTGCCGCCAAGCGCGGTCGAGCATGGCCTGGCGATCCCGTCCGGCTCGGGCCGGGCAGCGCTCGCGACGCTCGCGGCGCCGGCCGCCCGGTCCAACCGAGGCTAG
- a CDS encoding acyltransferase family protein, translated as MRAPVSAGGSSNILSEPFSLYLDLLRFGAALVVALSHTWRMLVPAHPLPWPGHDAVVVFFVLSGLVVAHATDSVRRPASVYIQHRLARLWSVALPALALSLVAAALVPTGVEIYAAPPLDHQAMPWVPPLLSAVFLAQSWSLDLVPPFNAPFWSLSFEAWYYALFGVLTYAPRRWRLPALAVGACIAGPKILLLMPIWLMGVAICRARIRLPRPVAAVLFGLSILLALAFVLSGASIAIRNAMAVYLPALIGSLHGANQFVGDILLGLIVSVNFVAASNLASWLASLRRIKGPCRSAASFTFSIYLYHMPLFSLIWGVLGVHSAMAAFPALAAGIVALGLVTERQLPLWRGWAARAASWLTPGSRAVQGAPGSDD; from the coding sequence ATGCGCGCGCCCGTTTCGGCCGGCGGATCGAGCAACATCCTGAGCGAGCCGTTCTCGCTCTATCTCGACTTGCTGCGGTTCGGCGCTGCCCTCGTCGTGGCGCTCAGCCACACCTGGCGCATGCTGGTGCCGGCCCATCCGCTTCCATGGCCGGGCCATGACGCGGTCGTGGTGTTCTTTGTCCTGTCGGGCCTGGTGGTCGCGCACGCCACGGACAGCGTTCGCCGCCCCGCATCGGTCTATATCCAGCACCGGCTCGCCCGCCTGTGGTCGGTTGCGCTGCCCGCGCTCGCCCTGTCCTTGGTTGCTGCCGCCCTGGTGCCGACCGGCGTCGAGATCTACGCGGCGCCCCCGCTGGATCATCAGGCTATGCCTTGGGTGCCACCCCTGCTGAGCGCCGTCTTCCTCGCACAATCCTGGTCGCTCGATCTGGTGCCGCCGTTCAATGCACCGTTCTGGTCGCTGAGCTTCGAAGCCTGGTATTACGCGCTGTTCGGTGTCCTGACCTATGCGCCGCGCCGCTGGCGACTGCCCGCGCTCGCGGTCGGCGCCTGCATCGCCGGCCCGAAGATCCTGTTGCTCATGCCCATCTGGCTGATGGGCGTCGCAATATGTCGCGCCCGGATCCGCCTGCCGCGGCCGGTCGCCGCGGTCCTTTTCGGATTGTCGATCCTGCTGGCCTTGGCGTTCGTCTTGAGCGGGGCCTCGATCGCGATCCGGAACGCCATGGCGGTTTACCTGCCGGCGCTCATCGGCTCGCTGCATGGCGCGAATCAATTCGTCGGCGACATCCTGCTCGGGCTGATCGTGTCGGTCAATTTCGTCGCCGCGTCGAACCTCGCTTCATGGCTCGCAAGCCTCCGACGGATCAAGGGGCCGTGCCGGTCGGCTGCGTCTTTCACCTTCTCGATCTACCTCTATCACATGCCCCTGTTTTCCCTGATCTGGGGCGTCCTGGGCGTGCACTCCGCCATGGCCGCGTTTCCGGCCCTGGCCGCCGGCATCGTCGCCCTTGGCCTCGTGACGGAGCGGCAACTGCCGCTCTGGCGGGGTTGGGCCGCGCGCGCGGCGTCCTGGCTGACGCCCGGGTCCCGCGCCGTGCAGGGCGCGCCCGGCTCCGACGATTAG
- a CDS encoding DUF6602 domain-containing protein, producing MTKRATKNPSKVFANVLKQAEQKLLLEAGAAENFDHRGLKGGERTAALAEFLGKHLPAVFGVGGGEAIDFRDNRTGELDLFIYDKSTAAPIQSSTDSSLVPAEALYAVIEVKSVLSQDEMNKCMLAGKRVRELRPFKGHFIASPVDGKRHEEHYRCPYFVFAYTSNLSRDDWAQKEFDRTKLAANSAECSLDIVDRVFVLDRGILRPQIGAASVWENSSGIFLDFYIHLINFLTRERARRPTIDWTAYTARGRWVKLR from the coding sequence GTGACTAAGCGAGCAACGAAGAATCCGAGTAAGGTATTCGCCAATGTTCTAAAGCAAGCTGAACAAAAGCTTTTGCTGGAAGCTGGGGCTGCCGAAAACTTCGACCATAGAGGTCTTAAAGGCGGCGAACGAACCGCTGCACTAGCCGAGTTTCTCGGGAAGCATCTCCCCGCAGTTTTTGGGGTCGGAGGCGGCGAAGCTATAGACTTTCGAGATAATCGGACCGGCGAACTGGATCTCTTCATTTACGATAAATCAACCGCAGCACCGATCCAATCTTCAACCGACAGCTCTCTTGTACCGGCAGAGGCTTTGTACGCTGTGATCGAGGTGAAGTCCGTCTTGAGCCAGGACGAAATGAATAAGTGCATGCTGGCCGGAAAGAGGGTTCGTGAGCTCCGCCCCTTCAAAGGGCATTTTATCGCGTCACCGGTGGATGGAAAGAGGCACGAGGAACATTATCGGTGCCCTTATTTCGTGTTCGCCTATACAAGCAACCTTAGTCGCGATGACTGGGCACAGAAGGAGTTTGATCGCACAAAATTGGCTGCAAATAGCGCTGAATGCAGCCTAGATATTGTAGATCGCGTATTCGTTCTTGATCGTGGAATATTGCGCCCACAGATTGGGGCAGCTTCAGTCTGGGAGAATTCGTCTGGGATCTTTCTAGACTTTTACATCCATCTCATTAACTTCCTCACGCGAGAGAGAGCGCGGCGGCCGACGATTGATTGGACGGCCTACACCGCGCGCGGCCGCTGGGTGAAATTGCGCTAA